GAAGTTAAGCTCTTCAGCGCCGATGGTAGTTGGGGGATCTCCCCCTGTGAGAGTAGGACGTTGCCAGGCAAATTGATAGAAAACCAGTGCTTATTAGTTTAGGAGCTGGTTTTTTTGTGTTTTCTTTTAGCATGCATAATTACATAGATGCCCCCCATGCCGTCTAGTTGCCCTTACCATGCCCCCCTATGCCTCCCTGTCAATTCCAAACATATTCAACAAATACCCGTGCAAGTAAAAAGGGATTTTATCAGAAGCGATATTAAGGAAGTGATTAATTAAAGAAAGATCACTACTGTTAAAAGTATGGAGCAGCTCACCCCACCACTCTGTTTCATACCGACAGATCATGCTTAAGTTATATAACAACAGATAATGTGAGAGTATTTCCGGGAAAAAGGTTAACTGTTCTTTTTTCCTTGGGATATATAGCGCACACTTTTCATGGTTATATAACAGTGGTGAGTATTGGCAAGGTCTATTGTTTTCAACCTCGTTAAAGAGAATAGCATCGTCTTTTACGGAGTTAAAAACAAAGGAAGTTTGTTTTTGGAAGTGCTGTATGAATCGGTCTTTTGTCATTTTGTAGTCATCTAAAATGGATTGCGGCACTTGTATAACGCTATCTCCAACTTTCCCAACTGCTAAAAAAGGCGTTTTATTTTTAGTGATTTTAATGGTTGTTTCTAGTTCAGGAATGGAAAAGAGTAAATCCCGCATGGAGTACTTTGTTCCTTCTATTTGTTTCACATGGAACATTTTGTCGCTAAAGTGCGAAAAGAGGCCGTTTTTCTGGACTTTCACTTCATCTTGTAAAAATTCATAGCTTTGTTTCTTCCGTTTTCTTGTGGAAACCCCATGTGCCAATACAGATGTAGATTCTGGATAGGAAGGATCAACCGTTAACAAACAGGCCTTGATTAATTGAACCATTCCGTAAAACATGAGAACGGGTTTGATGGAAGTGGGCGTATTATTGGATTGTTGAAGGTAGGTCAGTCCATGTTCCACATAGTAAATAAAGCTATATGCATTGTTGTAGCTTTTTTGTTCAAATTGTTCAATTTGTTGTTTTTGGTAACTGGACTTTAGCAGTTTCTGGGCGGTTTCCACCGATTGAAATGGGTAAAATAAATGTAAGTATGGCGCTGTCAATGACTCCACGTCCTCATAGGAAATATTATAGTTAGAATAATTAGAAAAAATAAACTTATGTTACTGTCCTTGACAGTATTTTGTCCAGTTGATACTCTACTATAAATATTATCGAGAATAAGAAGGGGGAAAATTTTGTCATGTGGGAAAATAAATTTGCTAAAGAAGGTTTAACATTTGATGATGTTCTTTTAGTTCCATCCAAGTCTGAGGTTTTACCAAGGGATGTAGATTTGAAAGTGAAGTTGACCGAAACATTGCAATTAAACATTCCGATTATCAGTGCAGGGATGGATACAGTGACAGAAGCAGAGATGGCGATTGCGATGGCACGCCAAGGAGGCTTAGGTATTATTCACAAAAATATGTCCATTGAACAGCAGGCAGAGCAAGTGGATAAGGTGAAGCGTTCTGAGCGTGGCGTTATTACGGATCCGTTCTTCTTGACTCCTGAACATCAAGTGTTTGATGCGGAACACCTTATGGGGAAATACAGAATATCTGGAGTTCCTATCGTCAATAACAACGAAGAACTAAAATTGGTTGGTATTTTGACAAACCGTGATCTTCGATTCATTCAGGATTTCTCGATTCCCATTTCAGATGTCATGACAAAAGAAAACCTCGTAACTGCTTCTGTAGGAACCACATTAGAAGAAGCAGAGAGCATTTTACAGAAGTACAAGATTGAAAAGCTTCCTCTTGTGGATGAAGCTGGCGTATTAAAAGGACTTATTACCATTAAAGATATAGAGAAAGTAATTGAATTCCCACACTCTGCTAAAGATAACCAAGGGCGTCTGCTTGTAGGTGCTGCTGTTGGTGTGACGGGAGATACGATGCTTCGCGTTGAGAAGTTGGTCCAAAAAAGCGTGGATGCTATTGTAGTGGATACAGCACATGGTCATTCTCAAGGTGTACTGGATACGGTGAGTAAAATTAGAGATAAGTATCCTAACTTGAACATCATCGCTGGAAATGTTGCAACAGCAGAAGCTACACGAGATTTGGTGGCAGCCGGTGCGAATGTAGTAAAGGTCGGTATCGGGCCGGGCTCCATTTGTACAACACGAGTAGTTGCCGGTGTAGGTGTGCCGCAGATCACAGCAGTATATGATTGTGCAACTGAGGCACGCAAGCTCGGAGTATCCGTCATTGCAGATGGTGGAATCAAGTACTCCGGTGACATTGTCAAAGCACTTGCTGCTGGTGGACATGCAGTAATGCTAGGCAGCATGTTAGGTGGTACCTCTGAAAGCCCTGGGGAGACAGAAATTTTCCAAGGCAGACGTTTTAAAGTGTACCGCGGCATGGGGTCTGTTGGTGCAATGGAAAAAGGAAGTAAAGATCGTTATTTCCAAGAAGACAATAAGAAGTTTGTCCCTGAAGGTATTGAAGGCCGCATTCCTTATAAAGGACCAGTTGCAGACACTATTTACCAAATGGTGGGCGGTCTGCGGTCCGGCATGGGGTACTGTGGTACAAAAGACTTGCAAGCATTAAGAGAAAATGCGCAGTTTGTGAAAATGACAGGTGCCGGGCTTCGTGAAAGCCATCCGCATGATGTACAAATCACAAAAGAATCCCCTAACTATTCTGTTTAAGTAAGTGTCATAGGAGTTTAGTCTTATAAACAGACAGAGAAAGAAGTGGTCTTTCTCTGTCTATTTTTTTTGGACATAGTGTGATAAAATAACGACTATGTGAAAAAATTCTGGAGGTAAGACAAGGTGAAAAGAAGCTTTAAACAATTGTTCGTCAGTTTATTAGTACTTACGCTTATGGTTTCAATATTTCCTGGTAAATCTGCTCAAGCAGAAGAAAATGATTTTCTGAATATAAATGCGAAAGCTGCTATATTAATAGAATTTAATACAGGGAAAATTATCTATCAGAAAAACGTAGATGAGGCACTTCCTGTTGCAAGTATGACAAAGATGATGACGGAATACTTACTTCTTGAAGCAATTGAAGCTGGAAAATTGGATTGGTCAAAAGAAGTGATTCTAAGTGACTATGCACAAGCGATATCTCAAAAGTATCCTGAGCTATCCAATGTTCCTATGAGAAAGCAAGAACCTTACACAATTAAAGAACTCTATGAGGCGATGGCAATCTACTCTGCAAACGGAGCTACGATTGCACTGGCTGAGGCTATTGCAGGTTCAGAAACGAAATTTGTAGAAATGATGAATGCGAAAGCGGAAGAAATAGGATTAGAGAATTACAACTTCGTTAACTCTACAGGATTAAACAATGAAGACCTAGCAGTAGGTGGGGTTCCGATGCACCCTGAAGGAACGGATGCTAATGAAGAAACGACTCTTTCCGCTAAGGACACTGCAAAATTAGCACATCGTTTACTTACGGATTATCCTGAAATTTTGGATACAGCAAGCATTCCATTTAAGGTTTTCAGAGAAGGTACACCTGATGCGATAGATATGCCGAACTGGAATAAGATGTTGTTCACCGAAGAGCTAAAGGTGCAATTTGAAGGAATTGACGGATTGAAAACTGGTTCTACTGATGCAGCTGGTTTCAACTTTACCGGTACTGCTGAAAGAGATGGAATGAGAGTAATATCGGTTGTAATGAACACAACAAACGATGAAGGAGTCTCCACAGAGATTTCCCGTTTTATTGAAACGAAAAAATTAATGACTCATGCTTTCGGTAGTTACTCTGTACAAGAATTGTTTCCTGGAGAGTACCAAATTGAAGGCGAGTCCATTCTTCCTGTAACAAAAGGGAAAGAAGACAGTGTAGAAATTCAGACAAAAGAACCATTCAAGACACTTGTCAAAGATGGCAATAAAGATAACTTTAAACCTCAATTCGAAATCAACGAAAAGCTTCTGAACGAAGAAGGAGAATTAACAGCTCCGGTAAAAGAAGGAGATAGCGTTGGTGTAATGACAGTTACTCAGGAAGGCGGCCAGGATTACGGCTATCTTTTCGGTAACGATCAAGAAGGTTCAACAGTAGAGTTGGTAACTAAAGAAGGCGTGGAAAAAGCAAACTGGTTCGTATTATCCATGCGTGCAGTTGGCGGATTCTTTTCCGATCTCTGGTCCACAGTTGCTGGGGCAATTAAAGGATTATTTTAATTAAGAATTAATAATGCTTGAAGGCCCATCTTCACAGAGGATGGACTTTCAGGCATTTTCCTTATAGATGACTTACGCGTAATTTCATTTATCGGGGAAATACTACTTTATGATAAAAGGTTTCACAAAAGCCGAATCTTTCTAAATAGTGGCAGGGTAATCTTTCGATATTTTATTAGGATTTTTCTAAAATTTAAGGTAAAATAAAGAGCGTGTTAGTAAATTATATGGACTTGCTCCATTTTATGAAAAAATATTTTATACATATAGGGGGACTTATCGATGACACATCAAACAGGTACAGATCGTGTAAAACGTGGAATGGCGGAAATGCAAAAGGGCGGCGTTATCATGGACGTTGTCAATGCTGAGCAGGCGAAAATTGCAGAAGAAGCTGGTGCAGTTGCTGTAATGGCATTAGAGCGTGTTCCTGCTGATATTCGTGCAGCTGGTGGAGTTGCCCGCATGGCAGATCCAACGATTGTGGAAGAAGTAATGAAAGCTGTATCCATCCCGGTAATGGCGAAAGCTCGTATCGGCCATATCGTAGAAGCTCGCGTATTGGAAGCAATGGGTGTGGATTACATCGATGAGAGTGAAGTATTGACTCCAGCGGATGAGGAGTATCACTTGGACAAGCGTCAATACAAAGTACCATTCGTATGTGGTTGCCGTGATCTTGGAGAAGCTGCACGTCGTATTGGTGAAGGTGCATCTATGCTTCGTACTAAAGGGGAGCCAGGGACAGGAAACATCGTGGAAGCGGTTCGTCACATCCGTAAAGTGAACGCACAAGTTCGCAAAGTGGTTGGGATGAATGAAGATGAATTGATGACAGAAGCAAAACTATTAGGTGCTCCTTTTGAGTTGCTTCTTGAAATCAAGCGTACTGGTAAACTTCCGGTAGTAAACTTTGCAGCAGGCGGAATTGCAACTCCAGCTGATGCAGCGTTAATGATGCAATTGGGTTCTGACGGGGTATTTGTTGGTTCTGGTATCTTCAAATCCGAAAACCCTGCGAAATTTGCTCGTGCAATCGTAGAAGCGACTACTCATTACCAAGATTATGAACTGATTGCAAGCCTGTCCAAAGGATTGGGTACAGCGATGAAAGGCATCGAAATTTCTACACTATTACCTGAAAATCGCATGCAAGAGCGTGGCTGGTAAGTAAAGGAGTTTTAACGTATGGTGAAAGTTGGGGTCTTAGGACTTCAAGGTGCGGTTCGGGAGCATGTTAGATCCATCGAAGCATCTGGAGCAGAAGCAGTAGTAGTAAAAAGAGCAGAACAGCTTTTTGAATTAGACGGCCTGATTATACCGGGAGGCGAAAGCACGACGATGCGCCGACTGATTGATAAGTATTCTTTCATGGAGCCATTGCGCGAATTCGGTGCAAGCGGCAAGCCTGTTTTTGGTACATGTGCCGGACTGATATTGATTGCAAATGAAATTGTTGGCTATGATGAGCCGCACTTGGCATTTATGGATGCGAAGGTGGAGCGTAACTCATTCGGACGTCAGGTGGACAGCTTTGAAGCAGAACTCGATATTGCAGGAATAGCAGAAGATTTCGTTGGTGTCTTCATCCGTGCTCCGCATATTGTGGAAGTGGGAGAAGATGTGGAAGTTCTCTGTAAGCATAACGGCCGTATTGTAGCTGCTCGTCAGGATCAATTCTTAGGTTGTTCGTTCCACCCGGAATTGACGGATGACCACCGTATTACACAGTATTTCGTCAATATGGTGAAAGAGTCCCAATAAATTTGGGTATAAAACTATTGCAAGTATGAGAAACTTGTAGTAGATTATCTAATAAGAAAATATTGTTAAAGCGTTGATAGGAAAAAGTAGCAGGTTGCTCATACTTGAAGAGAGTCGGTGGTTGGTGAGAACCGATGTATGACATTTGCGAATCCATCCTTGAGCACTTGGCCGAATTGCCTCTAACAGGCATAGTAAGTCAATTCGGTAATATTATTACCGTTATCGAATGAAGTGGGAGAAGGCGTTTGGTCTTTTTCAACAAGGGTGGCAACACGGGAATATAACTCTCGTCCCTATTTAGGGGACGGGGGTTTTTTGTGTTCTCAAGATTTCTGCGGAACTCCCTGCTGATTTCCGTTCCAGGTATTCGCTTTCCGCGGGGCGTGTGCTTGAGCCTCCTCACTTCGTTGCGGGGTCTCAACCTACCGCTACCTCCCGCCGGAGTCTCATAACTTGCACTACAATCACCAGGGGATGACCCTATGGCTATTCGTTATTTTGGAAGAAAAAAAGGAGGAATAAGACATGTTGGATATGAAGTTATTGCGTGGGAATTTTGAGGAGATAAAGGGGAAGCTTCAGCATCGAGGGGAAGATCTTTCTGATTTGGACCGCTTTGAAGAGCTCGATGCGAAAAGAAGAGACCTTCTTGTTCAGACAGAGCAGTTAAAAAGTAAACGAAATGAGGTTTCTCAGCAGATTGCTGTCATGAAACGCGAAAAGCAGGATGCTGATCACTTGATTAAGGAAATGCGCGAGGTAGGGGACAAAGTAAAGGATCTGGATGAAGAGTTAAGAAGTGTAGAAGAAGCGCTTGAACTGCTACTTTTATCTATTCCAAACATCCCTCATCAAAGTGTTCCTGTTGGAGAAACAGAGGATGACAATGTGGAAATCCGTAAATGGGGCGAGATTCCAAACTTCGGATTTGAAGCGAAAGCGCATTGGGATATTGCGGATGAGCTTGGCGTCATAGATTTTGAACGAGCGGGTAAGGTTACAGGTAGCCGTTTTGTTTTCTATCGTGGCTTAGGTGCGAGGCTTGAGAGAGCATTATTCAACTTCATGTTGGATTTACATGTAGATGAGCATGGGTACACAGAAGTGTTACCGCCTTACTTGGTAAACCGTGCGAGCATGACTGGTACAGGACAGCTTCCTAAGTTTGAAGAAGATGCATTCTTAATTGAGAAAGAAGATTACTTCTTGGTTCCGACAGCAGAGGTTCCGATTACGAATATGCACCGCGATGAGATCTTAAGTGGTGATCAATTGCCAATCAATTATGCGGCATTTAGTGCTTGCTTCCGCTCTGAGGCTGGATCTGCAGGTCGTGATACTCGTGGATTGATTCGTCAGCATCAGTTCAATAAAGTAGAGCTTGTGAAATTTGTAAAACCAGAAGAATCTTATGAAGAGCTGGAGAAATTGACTGGTAATGCGGAAAAAGTATTGCAACTGCTTGGACTTCCCTACCGAGTGTTGAGCATGTGTACAGCAGATCTTGGCTTTACAGCAGCAAAGAAATATGACATTGAAGTATGGATCCCAAGTCAGGAAACATACCGTGAAATTTCTTCTTGCAGTAATTTCGAGAGCTTCCAGGCACGCCGTGCAGGCATCCGTTTCCGTCGCGATCCAAAAGCTAAACCAGAACATGTGCATACGCTGAATGGATCTGGACTTGCGGTTGGACGTACGGTGGCGGCGATTATGGAAAACTATCAACAAGAAGACGGTACTGTCATCATTCCTGAAGTATTGCGCCCATATATGGGTGGGAAAGAAATTTTGACTAAATAGTGAACAATGGAAGGATAGAATGAAAAATCTCTATCCTTCTCTTGTATCTTGTTGACATCCTTTTCGGAAATATGATATATTACTCTTTGTCATACGGAGGAATACCCAAGTCTGGCTGAAGGGATCGGTCTTGAAAACCGACAGGGGTGTCAAAGCCCGCGGGGGTTCGAATCCCTCTTCCTCCTCCATTGATTTTAAAGAATGTTTTACCGATAGCGCATAAACTGGAGTATGTTCGTTACATTATGGAGAAGTAACGACTTTTTTATTGCCTGAGATGAAGCGACGTCATCTTTTCGGCAATCTGTAAGCTGCCCAATTAGGGTGGCTTATTTTTTTTGCTTATAGAAAAAAAGACCGGACATTTAACCGGTCTTTTTGTATATCTTTTATTTTTTTAGTAACTGTGATTGCTTCATGTGGTGGGAGATCTTTTCGATAATCGGTTCTACGGAATCTGAATTCTTCAGTACATCGTATTCGTTGATGTTTAAACGCAGGACAGGGCATGCGTGGAAATTATTGATCCATTTTTCGTAGCGCTCATGCATTTCCTCCCAATAGGAGATCGGAGTCTGCTGTTCCATTGGGCGCCCGCGTTCTTGGATGCGGCCAAGGATATCATCCAGGCTTCCTTCTAGGTAAATCAAAAGGTCAGGATGAGGGAAGTAAGGTGTCATCACCATTGCTTCAAACAGGCTGGTGTACGTGTCATAGTCGACCTGTGTCATTGTGCCCTTCTCATAATGCATGTTGGCAAAGATGCCGGTGTCTTCGTAGATGGAGCGGTCTTGAATAAAGCCGCCGCCATATTCAAAGATTTTTTTCTGGTCTTTAAAACGTTCTGCCAGAAAGTAAATTTGTAAATGAAAGCTCCAGCGCTCGAAATCTGCATAAAACTTATCTAAGTATGGGTTGGTGTCTACTTTTTCAAAAGATGTACGAAATCCAAGGGCATTTGCCAATGCATTCGTCATCGTAGATTTACCGACTCCCACTGTTCCGGCAATCGTAATGACCGCGTTAGAAGGGATGCCGTATTTTTGACGTAAATTCATTATACGTTAACTCCTTTATTCAAGGTATCTTTCAACTGTTGGAAGATACGCTGTAGGTCTTCATCTCGTTGTACAAAGTCAACCTCGTCTCCGTTAAAGCGCAGGATCGGCAGGGAAGGGTATTGTTCTTCGAGGCGATCCATTTCTTCATCATAATCAAGACTTAGCTGTTGAAGGTATAGCGGATCAATTTTCTTTTCGATATCACGGCCACGCTTTTCGATTCTTGTTAGTAGCGTGTCCAGACTTGCATTTAAATAAATGATGACATTTGGTCTTGGCATGTCTTCTGTTAGAATATCGTAGATTCTAAGGTATTTATCGTACTGCTTGTCCTTTAGTGTGCGTTTAGCGAAAATAAGGTTTTTTAGAATATGATAATCAGCTACTACCGGTTTATGTTGCTTTAGGTGATGCTGATCGATGTCTTCGAGTTGTTTGTATCTATTGCATAGGAAAAACATTTCCGTTTGAAAACTCCACTCGTCGATGTTTTCGTAGAATTTTCCTAGGAATGGATTTTCGTCTACTATTTCTTTTAATAATTGATATTGGAACTCTTCTGCAATTTTTTTTGCAAGTGAGGTCTTTCCAACACCAATGGGTCCTTCAACTGTTATAAATGGTGTTGCTTGCACCAGGATGCCCCCTTTATAAGCGTGTGACTACATCAATATTTTGACAGACAATAAGTATTCTATCATAGATATGAGGGTTGTGGAGGAACAATTTGAGGGAGGTTAGGGATTGGATATAACGGGTCGATCTCCGTTCCAGGCGCTTCGCTTGCCTGCGGGCGTCTGCGCGCCTTCCACTACGATCAACTAGGTTACTGCATGAAATATTAAAGGACCGGGTTTCCCCAGTCCTTAGTAGTAGTAATAGTAACGTTCGGTTGGGTTTTTGACGACGTTGAAGTTATCGGTGATCAGAAGCCAGTTTTGCGGGAAAGGCAGGCCGAGCTTCCAATAGCTGATACCGCGTATGTTGAGTTCTTTTATGAGATTAAATTTAGCCTGTATGGACCGTGCGTCTTCAAACCAGACTTCGTGCTCCTTGCCGTCTTTTGTATAGTTAAAGTGGGGTGCCTGTGCCTCTTCGTCGTAAGCAATAGCAACATTGTTGTTGGCTGCAAGTTCTATGGCTGCCTGCGGGCTTATCGCTTTAGCAAATTCTCCGCCTTGGACAAAGGGAAGCGTCCAGTCATATCCATAGAGATTTTGCCCCATCATAATTTTTTCACTCGGCATTTCCGTAATGGCGTATTCTAGTACTTCTCGGACAGGACCAATCGGAGAGACTGCCATCGGTGGACCTCCGCTATATCCCCACTCATAGGTCATAATGACGACAAAATCAACAATTTCGCCGTGTGTTTTGTAGTCATGGGCTTCATACCACTTTCCTTTTTGGTCGGCCTTTGTTTTGGGAGCTAGGGCGGTGGAGATAAGCCATCCTTCCTTTTTAAACCGATCCCGTGCCTTTCTTAAAAATGTATTGTAGGCTTCTTTATCTGCCGGTCGTAAATATTCAAAGTCAAAGTGAATGTCTTTGAAGTTATATTTTTTGGCAGTGGCAACGACATTATCCAGGAATTTGTTTTGAACCTGCATATCTGTCAGGATGATGCGACCAAGTTCGTCACTGAAACCATCCTCTTCTAAATTGGTTAACACCATCATTAAAATGACATTGTCTTCTGCAGCGATGGCAGGCAGATTAGTCAATGGTGGTTCCTTTAATGAACCATCTCGCAATACCTGAAAACTGAATGGTGCGAGGTAGGTTAAATAGGGAGCGGCATTGCGCGAGCTCTGTTGGAGTTCTTGTGATACGGTGTTTCCGCGAGGCTCCACATACGCATTGATTTCCGCTTCTCGTTTTGGTTGTGGTGGAATATAAAGGCGTAGCCCCACTCGCAAAGGAGCGGCAGGATTTAATTGGTTTATATCAATTAACTGTTCAGGTGTAATGTTGTATCTTCTGGCTATAGAAAAAATCGTATCTCCCTGTTGGACAAAATAAAAACGCCCCACAATTGGGATCACCAGTGCCTGGCCGACAACGAGCCTGTCGGGGTTGGGAAGATCATTGGCTTCTATAATATCCTGTGGGGTTGTGGCATATGCCTGTGCAATCCCGCTTAGCGACTGTCCTTGGCTTACGACATGTATTTGCATGGTTCGTCCCTCCTATTCAATATCCTTTACCAATGTATGAACGGGTCAGGGGATTCATGCAAGCAACCTTACTGTTGACTTAGAAACTTCTCTGTTGGACTGACATCGGCCTTTAACACATTTTCCATCATGCGTAATGCGTACATATGGTCGTCATCATCTGCAGAAGCTATTGCATCACTGGGGATTACTAACTCAAACTCCCGCATATAGGCATCATTTGCTGTGAACAGAACACATATATTCCCTGCAAGTCCCGTAAGGATAAGTTTCTTAACATGAAGTTGAGAGAGCAAGGTATGCAATGCCGTCCCAAAAAAGGCAGAATGTTTTGGCTTGATGAGGAAAAAGTCGTCACCAGAAGGATACAATGCCTTCATGATCGGATCGCTCCATTTGTTTGTGCATTTATCCATGATTTTGTCGTAATCGGCCTGCCATAAGTTATAATGGTCATTAATATAGATAACGGGAAGTCCTTTCTTATGCATGACTTCCTTGATTGCTTTAATATTTGGGACAATCTTGGTTGTTTTTTCTGCAAGGATGCTTCCGTGTTTAAACTGAAAATCATTGATGATATCGATTATTAATAGAGCCGTTTGTTTCATTATGTAAAATCACCTCTGAAGGTTAGTCTATGGAAAAGAGGTGGAGAATATAAATATGCAAGGAAAAGAAGGGAAAGGTCTAAAATGCAAGATGAACATTTTATGAAGTTGGCGATAGAAGAGGCGAAAAAAGCGGAGGCGCTAAAGGAAGTACCAATTGGTGCCGTTCTTGTGCATGATGGAAAAGTTATCTCTAAAGGATATAACCTACGGGAGACCACTCAAAGGTCCATTACCCACGCCGAAATAATGGTCATTGATCAAGCGTGTGAAGCTTTGCAAACATGGAGATTAGAAGAAGCCACTTTATATGTAACATTGGAACCATGTCCCATGTGTGCCGGAGCGATCATCCAATCGCGCATTAAGAAAGTAGTATATGGTGCCAAGGATCCAAAAGCGGGTTGTGCAGGTACGCTAATGAACATATTGCAAGATTCTCGATTTAACCACCAAACAGAAGTAGTAAGTGGTATAATGGAAGAAGAATGTGGGGAATTGCTGTCCTCCTTTTTCAAAAAGCTTCGTCAGCAGAAAAAAGAGAAGAAACTCCGTGAATCAAACTCCTAATAATTTACAGGAGTAGACGGTTGCATTTTTCACTCTTACCCGTTATACTAAATTATGCGTCGAGTTAATGACGCAACCAACTTATGGTTTTAATTTTGTCGTGCTAAGCGGGGAGGTAGCGGTGCCCTGAACTCGCAATCCGCTCTAGCGAGGCTGAATCCCTTCTCGAGGTTAGTAGA
This window of the Sutcliffiella horikoshii genome carries:
- a CDS encoding cysteine hydrolase family protein, whose translation is MKQTALLIIDIINDFQFKHGSILAEKTTKIVPNIKAIKEVMHKKGLPVIYINDHYNLWQADYDKIMDKCTNKWSDPIMKALYPSGDDFFLIKPKHSAFFGTALHTLLSQLHVKKLILTGLAGNICVLFTANDAYMREFELVIPSDAIASADDDDHMYALRMMENVLKADVSPTEKFLSQQ
- the tadA gene encoding tRNA adenosine(34) deaminase TadA, encoding MQDEHFMKLAIEEAKKAEALKEVPIGAVLVHDGKVISKGYNLRETTQRSITHAEIMVIDQACEALQTWRLEEATLYVTLEPCPMCAGAIIQSRIKKVVYGAKDPKAGCAGTLMNILQDSRFNHQTEVVSGIMEEECGELLSSFFKKLRQQKKEKKLRESNS